From Danio rerio strain Tuebingen ecotype United States chromosome 7, GRCz12tu, whole genome shotgun sequence, the proteins below share one genomic window:
- the zgc:194312 gene encoding uncharacterized protein isoform X1, with amino-acid sequence MSNNTTNDSSYPHIRVWASGVSLVILALFNLVINWTIVREQRLRSHARFVLVFHLLFSALVYFALCFSFYLQNYLNAATTATTCTVLIRGLMTSGSNIILTITAMALDRYFAICYPMHYGKVFFKPWPWFIGILTWGLASVIPLTVTPRNATGTCGRKDLQGGETHKILLISICTALIVCSYVRILYEGRRLGVFNRRNRAACRTIALHGTQLAVYILPNFILFFLHILKNKDLFTSDTKELFAVISFVFFSLAQCFAPIVYGLRKEELLEHLSHRFPCLSGRLKLILEWTVNIAHPKRCRQQRERRMTSETLLSREISQTTV; translated from the exons ATGTCAAATAATACCACAAATGACAGCTCGTATCCCCACATACGCGTTTGGGCGTCGGGGGTTTCTCTGGTCATCTTGGCTCTTTTCAACCTGGTCATCAACTGGACCATCGTGCGGGAGCAGAGGCTGCGGAGCCACGCGCGCTTCGTCCTCGTTTTTCACCTGCTGTTCTCCGCGCTGGTTTACTTTGCGCTCTGCTTCAGCTTCTACTTACAAAACTATCTGAATGCGGCCACCACGGCCACCACATGCACGGTGCTAATAAGAGGACTGATGACCAGCGGTTCCAACATCATCCTCACCATCACGGCGATGGCGCTGGACCGTTATTTCGCCATCTGCTACCCGATGCACTATGGTAAAGTGTTCTTCAAGCCGTGGCCCTGGTTCATCGGGATCCTGACATGGGGACTCGCGTCTGTCATTCCTCTCACTGTGACCCCCAGGAACGCCACGGGAACCTGCGGAAGGAAAGATTTGCAGGGTGGGGAAACACACAAAATCCTTTTGATATCGATTTGCACTGCTCTCATCGTGTGCAGCTATGTGCGGATCTTATATGAGGGGCGACGGCTGGGTGTGTTTAACCGGCGCAACCGAGCTGCGTGTCGGACTATCGCTCTCCACGGAACGCAACTCGCCGTTTACATCCTCCCAAACTTTATACTGTTTTTCCTGCATATTCTCAAGAATAAGGATTTGTTCACATCTGACACCAAAGAGCTTTTTGCTGTCATAAGCTTTGTGTTCTTCAGTCTGGCGCAGTGTTTCGCGCCGATAGTGTACGGACTGCGTAAAGAGGAACTACTGGAGCATCTCAGTCATCGGTTCCCGTGTTTATCTGGCCGGTTAAAACTCATCTTGGAGTGGACTGTCAACATCGCCCATCCCAAACGATGTCGCCAACAACG agagCGGAGGATGACTTCAGAGACTTTACTATCTCGAGAGATCTCTCAAACCACTGTTTGA
- the zgc:194312 gene encoding uncharacterized protein LOC794943, translated as MSNNTTNDSSYPHIRVWASGVSLVILALFNLVINWTIVREQRLRSHARFVLVFHLLFSALVYFALCFSFYLQNYLNAATTATTCTVLIRGLMTSGSNIILTITAMALDRYFAICYPMHYGKVFFKPWPWFIGILTWGLASVIPLTVTPRNATGTCGRKDLQGGETHKILLISICTALIVCSYVRILYEGRRLGVFNRRNRAACRTIALHGTQLAVYILPNFILFFLHILKNKDLFTSDTKELFAVISFVFFSLAQCFAPIVYGLRKEELLEHLSHRFPCLSGRLKLILEWTVNIAHPKRCRQQR; from the coding sequence ATGTCAAATAATACCACAAATGACAGCTCGTATCCCCACATACGCGTTTGGGCGTCGGGGGTTTCTCTGGTCATCTTGGCTCTTTTCAACCTGGTCATCAACTGGACCATCGTGCGGGAGCAGAGGCTGCGGAGCCACGCGCGCTTCGTCCTCGTTTTTCACCTGCTGTTCTCCGCGCTGGTTTACTTTGCGCTCTGCTTCAGCTTCTACTTACAAAACTATCTGAATGCGGCCACCACGGCCACCACATGCACGGTGCTAATAAGAGGACTGATGACCAGCGGTTCCAACATCATCCTCACCATCACGGCGATGGCGCTGGACCGTTATTTCGCCATCTGCTACCCGATGCACTATGGTAAAGTGTTCTTCAAGCCGTGGCCCTGGTTCATCGGGATCCTGACATGGGGACTCGCGTCTGTCATTCCTCTCACTGTGACCCCCAGGAACGCCACGGGAACCTGCGGAAGGAAAGATTTGCAGGGTGGGGAAACACACAAAATCCTTTTGATATCGATTTGCACTGCTCTCATCGTGTGCAGCTATGTGCGGATCTTATATGAGGGGCGACGGCTGGGTGTGTTTAACCGGCGCAACCGAGCTGCGTGTCGGACTATCGCTCTCCACGGAACGCAACTCGCCGTTTACATCCTCCCAAACTTTATACTGTTTTTCCTGCATATTCTCAAGAATAAGGATTTGTTCACATCTGACACCAAAGAGCTTTTTGCTGTCATAAGCTTTGTGTTCTTCAGTCTGGCGCAGTGTTTCGCGCCGATAGTGTACGGACTGCGTAAAGAGGAACTACTGGAGCATCTCAGTCATCGGTTCCCGTGTTTATCTGGCCGGTTAAAACTCATCTTGGAGTGGACTGTCAACATCGCCCATCCCAAACGATGTCGCCAACAACGGTAA